A region of Pseudarthrobacter sp. NIBRBAC000502770 DNA encodes the following proteins:
- a CDS encoding amino acid ABC transporter ATP-binding protein, with protein MTETLTAPTATRGLVEITGVRKSFGPTEVLKGVSLTVEPGGVAVIVGPSGSGKSTLLRTINHLEKVDGGHITIDGRLVGYEVRGDRLHELREKEILKQRTDIGMVFQNFNLFPHLTALENVAEAPVVAQGRSKAEARRRGLELLDRVGLKDRADAYPRQLSGGQQQRVAIARALALDPKILLFDEPTSALDPELVNEVLDVIRELAKSGTTLIIVTHEMGFARDVADTVVFMDQGQIVEQGTPQDIFSNPQEPRTRSFFSKVLEPAFNI; from the coding sequence ATGACTGAGACCCTTACCGCCCCCACTGCCACCCGCGGCCTGGTGGAGATCACCGGCGTCCGCAAATCCTTCGGCCCCACGGAAGTCCTCAAAGGCGTCAGCCTCACCGTGGAACCCGGGGGAGTAGCCGTGATCGTGGGCCCCTCCGGATCCGGCAAGTCCACCCTGCTGCGCACCATCAACCACCTGGAGAAGGTGGACGGCGGCCACATCACCATCGACGGCCGGCTGGTGGGCTACGAAGTCCGCGGCGACCGGCTGCACGAACTGCGGGAAAAGGAGATCCTGAAACAGCGCACCGACATTGGCATGGTGTTCCAGAACTTCAACCTGTTCCCGCACCTGACCGCGCTGGAGAACGTGGCGGAAGCGCCGGTGGTGGCGCAGGGCCGCTCCAAGGCGGAAGCCCGCCGCCGCGGCCTGGAACTGCTGGACCGGGTGGGCCTCAAGGACCGGGCTGACGCCTACCCGCGCCAGCTCTCCGGCGGCCAGCAGCAGCGCGTGGCGATTGCCCGCGCGCTGGCCCTGGACCCCAAGATCCTGCTGTTCGACGAGCCCACCTCCGCCCTGGACCCCGAACTGGTGAACGAGGTCCTGGACGTCATCCGTGAACTCGCCAAGTCCGGCACCACGCTGATTATCGTCACCCACGAGATGGGCTTCGCCCGCGACGTGGCGGACACCGTGGTGTTCATGGACCAAGGCCAGATCGTGGAACAGGGCACCCCGCAGGACATCTTCAGCAACCCCCAGGAACCGCGCACCCGGAGCTTCTTCTCCAAGGTGCTTGAACCGGCCTTCAACATCTAA
- a CDS encoding FAD/NAD(P)-binding protein produces MPATIPAIVFIGGGPRTAGVLERIAANRPDVFAGPLQIHVVEPHVPGSGRIWRYDQDPGLLLNSMAEDITMFTDESVDCAGPAAPGPGLAEWAAGVLDATIIDVPDFPQQLWDQLRALTGSTFPTRRLQSQYLEWFFRRAAKSLGRSVAVHRTTALGIAAVDGGHEVELANGRTLHADIVVTALGHTDSRPDAVSAGFADFAARHGGYHAAPSYTTDVDYSPIAAGQDVIVAGMGLAFVDLLVLLMEGRGGRFQETDDGGLRYLPSGREPRLWAGSRRGVPYHSKISAPLRGQAPGPLRFFTAGAVDALLDAHGELDFRQHLWPLIAKEAGYCYYRELLTGSPERAAMEWEVFAARYAGVDWYSGERTDLVAAAVPDPGLHLDLERLDRPFDGVHFAGHQELQDAVAGYIENDLSLRDGPDHPETLALFLALLHVYMEVGRVVPAERLNARSQQVIHGWWHGFFSFVDSGPPPHRLRQMLALHRAGVLQFLGPGLEVSADDASGLFVASSTQSGVTVTAAALIEARLPSTSVARSLNPVLSSLYDGGLGSEQQLLTSDGIHSTGKLLVSPGHHLVDADGRAQATLFGVGPGTSGWGAGAFARPNTNAAPFRENDALARTVLGVARDIASQVSATMSPEPAAAGKN; encoded by the coding sequence ATGCCAGCCACCATCCCGGCCATCGTCTTCATTGGCGGCGGACCGCGCACGGCCGGTGTGCTGGAACGGATAGCGGCCAACCGGCCTGACGTCTTCGCGGGCCCGCTGCAGATCCATGTGGTGGAACCGCACGTCCCCGGTTCGGGCCGGATCTGGCGGTACGACCAGGACCCCGGCCTCCTGCTGAACTCCATGGCGGAGGACATCACCATGTTCACGGACGAGTCGGTGGACTGCGCCGGCCCCGCCGCCCCCGGCCCCGGTTTGGCCGAGTGGGCCGCAGGCGTCCTGGATGCCACCATCATCGACGTGCCGGACTTCCCGCAGCAGCTGTGGGACCAGCTCCGCGCGCTGACGGGCAGCACCTTCCCCACCCGCCGGCTGCAGAGCCAGTACCTGGAGTGGTTCTTCCGCCGGGCCGCCAAGTCGCTGGGCCGCAGCGTGGCGGTGCACCGGACCACCGCCCTCGGCATTGCCGCTGTGGATGGCGGCCATGAGGTGGAGCTGGCCAATGGCCGGACGCTGCACGCAGACATTGTCGTCACCGCCCTGGGGCACACTGACTCCCGCCCGGACGCCGTCTCCGCCGGGTTCGCGGACTTCGCCGCCCGGCACGGCGGCTACCACGCGGCACCCAGCTACACCACCGACGTCGACTACTCCCCCATCGCCGCCGGGCAGGACGTGATCGTCGCCGGGATGGGCCTGGCGTTTGTTGACCTGCTGGTCCTGCTCATGGAGGGGCGCGGCGGCAGGTTCCAGGAAACGGACGACGGCGGGCTGCGCTACCTTCCGTCCGGACGGGAACCACGGCTGTGGGCAGGGTCGCGCCGTGGGGTTCCGTACCACTCCAAGATTTCCGCACCCCTGCGCGGCCAGGCTCCAGGGCCGCTGCGGTTCTTCACTGCTGGTGCCGTGGACGCCCTCCTGGACGCCCACGGCGAACTGGACTTCCGGCAGCACCTCTGGCCGCTCATTGCCAAGGAAGCAGGCTACTGCTACTACCGCGAACTCCTCACGGGCAGCCCGGAACGCGCGGCCATGGAATGGGAAGTGTTTGCCGCCCGTTATGCCGGGGTGGACTGGTACAGCGGCGAGCGCACGGACCTCGTGGCGGCTGCCGTGCCGGACCCGGGCCTGCACCTGGACCTGGAGCGGCTGGACCGTCCCTTCGACGGTGTCCACTTTGCCGGCCACCAGGAGCTGCAGGACGCCGTGGCCGGGTATATAGAGAACGATCTCTCTTTACGGGACGGCCCGGACCATCCGGAAACCCTGGCCCTGTTCCTGGCCCTGCTGCACGTGTACATGGAGGTGGGACGCGTGGTTCCGGCGGAACGCCTCAATGCCCGCTCGCAGCAGGTCATTCACGGCTGGTGGCACGGCTTTTTCAGCTTCGTGGATTCCGGTCCGCCGCCGCACAGGCTGCGCCAGATGCTGGCGCTGCACCGCGCCGGGGTGCTGCAGTTCCTTGGCCCCGGCCTGGAGGTATCCGCCGACGACGCCAGCGGGCTCTTTGTTGCTTCCTCCACGCAGTCGGGGGTGACCGTCACGGCCGCGGCCCTGATTGAGGCGCGGTTGCCGTCCACGTCCGTGGCCCGCTCGCTCAACCCGGTACTTTCTTCGCTGTATGACGGCGGCCTGGGCAGCGAACAGCAGCTGCTGACCTCGGACGGCATCCACTCCACCGGGAAGCTGCTGGTCTCTCCCGGGCACCACCTGGTGGACGCGGACGGCCGGGCGCAGGCAACCCTCTTCGGCGTCGGGCCGGGAACCTCCGGCTGGGGCGCCGGCGCCTTCGCCAGGCCCAACACCAACGCGGCGCCCTTCCGCGAGAACGATGCCCTGGCCCGGACCGTCCTCGGGGTTGCCCGGGACATCGCCTCCCAGGTGTCCGCCACAATGAGTCCAGAACCAGCCGCCGCCGGAAAGAACTAG
- a CDS encoding GNAT family N-acetyltransferase encodes MTAESDLKPRPLDPARLSVLSLPMHDPRVRPLLDELAVEYDTRYGDLFGRGAAAEELNRYPAAEFEGPHGALLVIQEDGESIAGGAFRRYDPATAELKRIWTHSAHRRRGLARLVLAELEALAAARGYTRLYLTTGPRQPEAKHLYLNTGYQAQFDLDADPETIGPLAFTKDLPKI; translated from the coding sequence ATGACCGCAGAGTCCGATCTCAAGCCCCGCCCCCTCGATCCCGCCAGGCTGTCGGTCCTCAGCCTTCCCATGCACGATCCGCGGGTCCGGCCGCTCCTGGACGAGCTCGCCGTCGAATATGACACCCGCTACGGGGACCTGTTTGGCCGCGGGGCCGCGGCAGAGGAACTGAACCGCTACCCGGCGGCCGAATTCGAGGGCCCGCACGGCGCCCTGCTGGTGATCCAGGAAGACGGCGAGTCAATCGCCGGCGGCGCGTTCCGCCGGTACGACCCCGCCACGGCGGAACTGAAGCGGATCTGGACGCACTCGGCACACCGCCGTCGTGGGCTGGCACGCCTGGTGCTCGCCGAACTCGAGGCGCTGGCCGCCGCCCGCGGCTACACCAGGCTGTACCTCACCACCGGTCCACGGCAGCCGGAGGCCAAGCACCTCTACCTGAACACCGGCTACCAGGCGCAGTTCGATCTCGACGCCGACCCGGAAACCATCGGGCCGCTGGCCTTCACCAAGGACCTGCCGAAAATTTGA